In one Ignavibacteriota bacterium genomic region, the following are encoded:
- a CDS encoding HEAT repeat domain-containing protein — protein MTDAVMGILAGKDEVARTSVLEAVQQMPSGETVRRIAGMLPQLSDGEKVRLISALAKHPEPAMRDIVTGALKDRSTAVRVAALRTLRVIGTAAAVRPMAAVAVASKAEEQREARESLAMLGAPGTDDSLVVLLRGTQNDLKAEAVKAMRERRVPASAGPLVVALQDRTPRVRQEAALALRLIAQDGDIPEMLGALQSEKTDAVRKELENSIVATALRVNDPAQRDPLVIGAPGQRTTVNRSSLIRILGRIGTPRSRDDRARAEGP, from the coding sequence ATGACCGATGCGGTGATGGGTATCCTCGCGGGGAAGGACGAGGTTGCGCGTACGTCGGTGCTTGAAGCAGTGCAGCAGATGCCGTCCGGCGAGACCGTCCGCCGCATCGCAGGAATGCTTCCGCAGCTCTCCGATGGCGAGAAGGTGAGACTGATCTCGGCACTCGCGAAGCATCCCGAGCCGGCCATGCGTGATATCGTCACGGGTGCGCTCAAAGACAGATCCACCGCTGTGCGTGTTGCGGCATTGAGGACATTGCGCGTGATCGGTACCGCAGCGGCCGTCCGCCCCATGGCCGCTGTTGCCGTCGCCTCCAAGGCGGAGGAACAGCGCGAAGCCCGCGAAAGCCTTGCGATGCTCGGCGCTCCGGGCACCGATGATTCGCTTGTCGTGCTGTTGCGCGGCACGCAGAACGATCTGAAGGCCGAAGCGGTGAAGGCGATGCGGGAACGGCGCGTGCCGGCATCGGCCGGGCCGCTCGTTGTTGCATTGCAGGACCGCACCCCGAGGGTCCGCCAGGAAGCAGCCCTTGCGCTCCGCCTGATCGCCCAGGACGGCGACATCCCCGAAATGCTGGGCGCCCTGCAGTCCGAGAAGACGGACGCCGTACGGAAGGAGCTCGAGAACAGTATCGTGGCAACAGCGCTCAGGGTCAACGATCCCGCGCAGCGCGATCCGCTCGTCATCGGTGCTCCGGGACAGCGAACGACCGTGAACAGGTCGTCGCTCATCCGGATCCTCGGGCGTATCGGTACCCCCAGGTCTCGCGACGATCGTGCCCGCGCTGAAGGACCGTGA